A window of Candidatus Pantoea floridensis contains these coding sequences:
- the tcyL gene encoding cystine ABC transporter permease, with translation MQESLQLVLDSAPFLLKGALFTLQLSIGGMFFGLILGFVLALMRLSHFWPINWLARIYVSIFRGTPLIAQLFMIYYGLPQFGIELDPIPSAMIGLSLNTAAYASESLRGAIAAIERGQWEAAASIGMTPWQTLRRVILPQAARTALPPLGNSFISLVKDTSLAATIQVPELFRQAQLITSRTLEVFTMYLAASLIYWVMATVLSALQNRLEAHVNRQDREGK, from the coding sequence ATGCAGGAAAGCTTACAACTGGTGCTGGATTCAGCACCATTTCTCTTAAAAGGCGCGCTGTTTACGCTGCAGCTGAGTATCGGCGGGATGTTCTTCGGCCTGATACTCGGCTTTGTGCTGGCGCTGATGCGTCTGTCGCACTTCTGGCCGATTAACTGGCTGGCGCGTATTTACGTGTCGATATTCCGTGGCACGCCGCTCATCGCCCAGCTGTTTATGATCTATTACGGTCTGCCGCAATTTGGTATCGAGCTGGACCCAATCCCCTCGGCGATGATTGGTTTGTCGCTGAATACCGCCGCCTATGCTTCTGAATCATTGCGTGGCGCAATTGCTGCGATTGAACGCGGGCAGTGGGAAGCAGCCGCCAGTATTGGTATGACGCCGTGGCAAACGCTGCGCCGCGTGATTCTGCCGCAGGCCGCGCGCACCGCGCTGCCGCCGCTGGGCAACAGCTTCATCAGCCTGGTGAAAGATACCTCGCTGGCCGCCACCATTCAGGTGCCGGAGCTGTTCCGTCAGGCGCAGCTGATCACCTCTCGTACGCTGGAAGTGTTCACCATGTATCTGGCGGCCTCGCTGATTTACTGGGTGATGGCAACCGTGCTGTCGGCATTGCAAAATCGCCTGGAAGCGCATGTGAATCGTCAGGATCGGGAGGGTAAATGA
- a CDS encoding acyltransferase family protein: MNNTQKEDIAWINTLKGACILLVVLYHTVLPGFEGTVKLLSAGWIPAEIWVQFNTVLSPLRMPAFFFVSGLLATNGILNRQWKQVFTSRITNLFYLYILWGFIQWWSIVGISTEITGQRISQNLNAAYAGSLLEFLKLTFMAMSTSWYLYGLALYFLCAKIFKQQKVALLVVAIALNYLAVEKIIPFWGPQSVAQYFLFFLLGAFWSPMMLRMSEWRRENIVPWALLAALSGIHMIFGLDKSLFMCILAVLGSVAACRWLNAHFKMSYLNWVGRNTLQIYVIHRIFIEFFGMSAILFAQRHHLFEQAWFSILWACFYPLAIVGICSLCSVAVWQVTNRGLGQSLFVFPTLIGLKRNKSAA; this comes from the coding sequence ATGAATAACACCCAAAAAGAAGATATTGCATGGATAAATACGCTTAAAGGAGCATGCATATTGCTGGTGGTGTTGTATCACACCGTATTACCTGGCTTCGAAGGTACCGTTAAATTATTGTCAGCTGGCTGGATCCCGGCAGAAATATGGGTGCAGTTTAATACGGTTTTATCGCCGCTACGTATGCCGGCATTTTTCTTTGTTTCCGGCTTACTGGCAACCAACGGTATTTTAAATCGGCAGTGGAAACAAGTGTTTACCAGCCGCATCACTAATCTGTTTTATCTCTATATTTTATGGGGGTTTATTCAGTGGTGGTCGATTGTGGGAATTTCGACGGAAATCACCGGGCAGCGTATTTCGCAGAACCTTAACGCGGCGTATGCCGGTTCGCTGCTGGAGTTCCTCAAGCTGACGTTCATGGCGATGAGCACCTCGTGGTATCTGTACGGCCTGGCACTCTATTTCCTGTGCGCAAAAATATTTAAGCAGCAGAAAGTGGCGCTGCTGGTGGTGGCGATTGCACTTAACTACCTGGCGGTGGAGAAGATTATCCCCTTCTGGGGACCCCAAAGCGTGGCGCAGTACTTCCTGTTCTTCCTGTTGGGCGCTTTCTGGAGTCCAATGATGCTGCGTATGAGCGAATGGCGTCGTGAAAACATCGTGCCGTGGGCTCTGCTGGCGGCATTGTCCGGTATTCACATGATCTTTGGCCTGGATAAGAGCCTGTTCATGTGTATTCTCGCGGTACTGGGTAGCGTAGCGGCGTGCCGCTGGTTGAATGCGCATTTCAAGATGAGCTACTTAAACTGGGTTGGGCGCAACACGCTGCAAATCTACGTGATACACCGCATCTTCATTGAGTTTTTCGGCATGTCAGCGATTCTGTTTGCCCAGCGTCATCACCTGTTCGAGCAGGCATGGTTCTCCATCCTGTGGGCCTGTTTCTATCCGCTGGCGATCGTTGGGATTTGTTCGCTGTGTTCAGTCGCGGTATGGCAGGTCACCAATCGTGGGTTGGGGCAGTCGCTGTTTGTGTTCCCAACGCTGATTGGCTTAAAGCGGAATAAGTCGGCGGCGTAA
- the tcyN gene encoding L-cystine ABC transporter ATP-binding protein TcyN, with translation MSAIEVRQLVKQFHGQTVLHGIDLDVAPGEVVAIIGPSGSGKTTLLRCINLLEVPESGHIKVGDIAIDAALGLSKQKQLVRQLRQQVGFVFQNFNLFPHRSVLENIIEGPVIVKGEPKAEAVARARGLLEKVGLHGKEQSFPRRLSGGQQQRVAIARALAMRPEVILFDEPTSALDPELVGEVLSTIRALAQEKRTMVIVTHEMSFARDVADRAIFMDQGRIVEQGAAKALFSNPQQARTRQFLDKFLNQ, from the coding sequence ATGAGTGCAATTGAAGTTCGTCAGCTGGTGAAACAGTTTCACGGCCAGACGGTGCTGCACGGTATCGATCTCGATGTGGCACCTGGTGAAGTGGTGGCGATTATTGGCCCGAGCGGTTCGGGTAAAACTACGCTGCTGCGCTGTATCAATCTGCTGGAAGTGCCGGAAAGTGGGCATATTAAAGTGGGTGATATCGCCATTGATGCGGCGCTCGGCCTCAGCAAGCAGAAGCAGCTGGTGCGCCAGTTGCGGCAGCAGGTGGGATTTGTGTTCCAGAACTTCAATCTGTTCCCGCATCGCTCGGTGCTGGAGAACATCATTGAGGGGCCGGTGATCGTCAAAGGTGAGCCGAAAGCCGAAGCCGTTGCACGAGCACGTGGCTTGCTGGAGAAAGTGGGATTGCACGGTAAGGAACAGAGCTTCCCGCGTCGTCTTTCCGGCGGACAGCAGCAGCGTGTGGCAATTGCCCGCGCGCTGGCGATGCGTCCGGAGGTGATTCTGTTTGATGAACCTACTTCGGCGCTCGATCCGGAACTGGTGGGGGAAGTGCTTAGCACCATCCGCGCGCTGGCGCAGGAGAAACGCACCATGGTGATCGTTACCCATGAGATGAGCTTCGCGCGTGACGTGGCGGATCGCGCCATCTTTATGGATCAGGGACGAATTGTAGAGCAGGGCGCAGCTAAAGCGCTGTTCAGCAATCCACAGCAGGCGCGTACCCGGCAATTTCTCGACAAATTTCTTAACCAATAA
- a CDS encoding acyltransferase family protein: MSTARKEVLWINTLKGGCILMVVLHHSIITTFAPSLHHLTAGLLPAHWWVAFNTYLSPLRMPAFFFVSGLLAASSITKKSWKEVFTKKFSNIVYLYLLWGVIQWLSIHYISTHLGERLSSTKNAAYADTPFEFIKLLMTSMTSLWYLYALAGFFLFTKLFHKQKIALLALGVVATYAAQFSLIPGWGPASVAQNYLYFLIGVFFSQALIEISELKRQHWLLLGGIAMIGMLHHVGGIYKNPFYSVLTIVFGIVLCRFLNERFNMAWLNWIGRNTLQIYVLHRIFIELLGLSAIALALHYGWFGNATFSWAWALLMPITGVALCTSISLLVWTLLNRGPGRMLFLYPRLLRKPVLATKSEPQ, translated from the coding sequence ATGAGTACTGCCAGGAAAGAGGTCCTCTGGATCAACACGCTGAAAGGAGGCTGTATTTTGATGGTGGTGCTGCATCACTCCATCATCACTACCTTCGCTCCCTCACTTCACCACCTGACAGCCGGACTGCTGCCTGCGCATTGGTGGGTGGCGTTCAATACCTATCTCTCACCGCTGCGCATGCCCGCTTTCTTCTTCGTTTCCGGTTTGCTTGCGGCCAGCTCAATTACTAAAAAAAGCTGGAAAGAGGTCTTCACCAAGAAGTTCAGCAACATCGTTTATCTCTATCTGCTGTGGGGCGTGATTCAGTGGCTCAGCATTCATTATATCTCCACCCATTTGGGGGAGCGGCTTTCCAGCACCAAAAACGCCGCCTATGCCGATACGCCGTTTGAGTTCATTAAGCTGCTGATGACCTCGATGACCAGCCTGTGGTATCTCTACGCGCTGGCCGGTTTCTTCCTGTTCACCAAGCTGTTCCACAAGCAGAAGATCGCGCTGCTGGCGTTAGGGGTGGTTGCCACTTATGCGGCGCAGTTCAGCCTGATTCCCGGCTGGGGCCCAGCCAGCGTGGCGCAGAACTACCTCTATTTCCTGATCGGGGTGTTCTTTAGCCAGGCATTAATTGAGATAAGCGAACTGAAGCGCCAGCACTGGCTGCTGCTGGGTGGCATTGCGATGATTGGCATGCTGCATCATGTCGGCGGCATCTACAAAAACCCGTTCTACAGCGTGCTGACCATCGTGTTTGGCATCGTGCTGTGCCGCTTCCTGAACGAACGTTTCAATATGGCGTGGCTCAACTGGATTGGCCGCAACACGCTGCAAATTTACGTGCTGCATCGCATCTTTATTGAGCTATTAGGGCTGAGCGCGATTGCTCTGGCGTTGCACTACGGCTGGTTTGGCAATGCCACCTTCAGCTGGGCATGGGCGCTGCTGATGCCAATTACCGGCGTTGCACTTTGTACCAGCATTTCGCTGCTGGTGTGGACGCTGCTCAACCGTGGTCCGGGCCGCATGCTGTTCCTTTATCCCCGCCTGCTGCGCAAACCGGTATTAGCAACGAAAAGTGAACCGCAGTAA
- the putP gene encoding sodium/proline symporter PutP codes for MSVSTPMLVTFVVYILGMVLIGFIAWRSTKSFDDYILGGRSLGSVVTALSAGASDMSGWLLMGLPGAIFLSGISESWIAIGLIIGAWLNWRIVAGRLRVQTEHHDNALTLPDFFSSRFEDNSKLLRVISAVVILIFFTIYCASGVVAGARLFESTFGMDYQTALWAGAAATILYTLVGGFLAVSWTDTVQASLMIFALILTPVIVIVAVGGLDDSLAVIRAKSLENLDMLKGLNVVAVISLLGWGLGYFGQPHILARFMAADSHHTIRTARRIGMIWMILCLAGAVAVGFFGIAYFQNHPEHAAGVSQNGERVFIELARILFNPWIAGILLSAILAAVMSTLSCQLLVCSSALTEDLYKGFLRKNASQKELVWVGRLMVLVIALIAIALAANPENRVLGLVSYAWAGFGAAFGPVVLFGVCWKRMTRNGALAGMVVGALTVLLWKDYGYTELYEIIPGFAFASIAIVVFSLLGRAPSEAAQQRFAAAEAQYQSK; via the coding sequence ATGAGTGTAAGTACACCGATGTTGGTGACCTTTGTAGTATATATCCTTGGGATGGTGTTAATCGGTTTCATCGCCTGGCGATCAACCAAAAGCTTCGATGATTATATTCTCGGTGGCCGCAGTTTAGGCAGCGTGGTAACCGCACTTTCGGCGGGCGCTTCCGATATGAGCGGCTGGTTATTGATGGGGCTGCCTGGCGCCATTTTCCTTTCCGGCATCTCGGAAAGCTGGATCGCCATCGGCTTGATCATTGGCGCCTGGCTGAACTGGCGCATCGTTGCCGGCCGCCTGCGCGTGCAGACCGAGCATCACGATAACGCCTTAACCTTGCCAGATTTCTTCTCCAGCCGTTTCGAGGATAACAGCAAGCTACTGCGCGTTATCTCGGCGGTGGTTATTCTGATCTTCTTCACGATTTATTGTGCTTCCGGCGTGGTGGCCGGTGCGCGTCTGTTCGAAAGCACCTTTGGGATGGATTACCAAACCGCGCTGTGGGCCGGTGCGGCGGCTACCATTCTGTATACGCTGGTGGGCGGTTTCCTCGCGGTGAGCTGGACCGATACCGTGCAGGCGAGCCTGATGATTTTCGCCCTGATTTTGACGCCGGTGATTGTGATTGTGGCGGTGGGCGGCCTGGATGATTCGCTGGCGGTGATCAGAGCAAAAAGCCTTGAAAACCTCGATATGCTGAAAGGCCTGAACGTTGTGGCGGTGATTTCCCTGCTTGGTTGGGGCCTCGGCTACTTTGGCCAGCCGCATATTCTGGCGCGCTTTATGGCGGCGGATTCACACCATACGATTCGGACGGCACGTCGTATCGGCATGATTTGGATGATTCTGTGCCTTGCCGGAGCCGTTGCCGTTGGCTTCTTCGGCATTGCCTACTTCCAGAACCATCCCGAGCATGCGGCGGGCGTAAGCCAAAACGGCGAGCGCGTATTTATCGAGCTGGCGCGCATTCTGTTTAACCCGTGGATCGCGGGCATTCTGCTGTCGGCGATTCTGGCAGCCGTTATGTCCACGCTGAGCTGCCAGCTGCTGGTGTGCTCCAGCGCCTTGACCGAAGATTTGTATAAAGGCTTCCTGCGCAAAAACGCCAGCCAGAAAGAGCTGGTGTGGGTAGGGCGTTTGATGGTGCTGGTGATTGCGTTGATTGCTATCGCGCTGGCGGCGAATCCAGAAAACCGCGTGCTTGGCCTGGTGAGCTACGCCTGGGCTGGCTTTGGGGCGGCGTTTGGGCCAGTGGTGCTGTTTGGCGTGTGCTGGAAGCGCATGACGCGCAACGGTGCGCTGGCTGGAATGGTGGTGGGGGCGCTGACCGTGCTGCTATGGAAAGATTATGGCTACACCGAGCTGTATGAAATCATCCCGGGCTTTGCCTTCGCCAGTATTGCGATTGTGGTGTTCAGCCTGTTGGGGCGAGCTCCATCTGAGGCCGCTCAGCAGCGCTTCGCCGCCGCAGAAGCGCAGTATCAAAGCAAATGA
- the efeU gene encoding iron uptake transporter permease EfeU: protein MFVPFLIMLREGLEAALIVSLIASYLKRTQRTQWFPAMWAGVFIAAALCLALGIFINETTGEFPQKQQELFEGIVAVVAVVILTSMVFWMRKVSRNIKATLEKSVDNALQKQGGSGFPLVLMVFLAVAREGLESVFFLLAAFTQDVGYAPPIGAVLGLATAVVLGMLLYYGGIRLNLAHFFRWTSLFILFVAAGLAAGAIRAFHEAGLWNHFQDVAFDLSSTLSTHSVFGTLLEGILGYQETPSVSEVAVWLIYLIPALLLFAFPARPSITTARTTR, encoded by the coding sequence ATGTTCGTCCCATTTCTCATCATGCTGCGCGAAGGTCTGGAAGCAGCGCTCATCGTCAGCCTGATTGCCAGCTATCTCAAACGCACCCAGCGCACACAATGGTTCCCGGCGATGTGGGCTGGCGTATTTATTGCTGCCGCGCTGTGTCTGGCACTCGGCATCTTTATCAATGAAACCACCGGCGAGTTTCCGCAGAAGCAGCAGGAGCTGTTCGAAGGCATTGTTGCGGTGGTTGCGGTGGTGATCCTGACATCGATGGTGTTCTGGATGCGCAAAGTGTCGCGCAATATCAAAGCCACGCTGGAAAAATCGGTTGATAACGCGCTGCAAAAACAGGGCGGCAGTGGCTTTCCGCTGGTGCTGATGGTGTTTCTGGCGGTGGCGCGTGAAGGGCTGGAATCCGTGTTCTTCCTGCTGGCCGCGTTCACGCAGGACGTAGGCTATGCGCCACCGATTGGCGCGGTACTCGGCCTCGCTACCGCGGTGGTGCTGGGCATGCTGCTTTACTACGGCGGCATTCGCCTCAATCTGGCGCACTTTTTCCGCTGGACCAGCCTGTTCATTCTGTTTGTTGCCGCAGGGCTTGCTGCGGGCGCTATCCGCGCTTTCCACGAAGCCGGTTTATGGAATCACTTCCAGGATGTGGCGTTTGATCTGAGCAGTACGCTTTCGACGCACTCGGTATTCGGCACGTTATTGGAAGGTATTTTGGGCTATCAGGAAACGCCAAGCGTCAGCGAAGTGGCGGTGTGGCTTATCTATCTGATTCCGGCGCTGCTGCTGTTTGCCTTTCCGGCTCGCCCATCAATCACCACGGCTCGTACTACGCGCTGA
- the putA gene encoding trifunctional transcriptional regulator/proline dehydrogenase/L-glutamate gamma-semialdehyde dehydrogenase → MATTTMGVKLDEATRDRIKLAAQKLDRTSHWLIKQAIFNYLEQLEAGESVPEIPQLLIDAAADEGVPEEALQPFLDFAEHILPQSVSRSAITAAWRRPETDAVPMLLEQARLPAPLAEKTHQLAYSLADKLRHQKGATGRAGMVQSLLQEFSLSSQEGVALMCLAEALLRIPDKPTRDALIRDKISNGNWQSHLGRSPSMFVNAATWGLLFTGRLVSTHNEANLSRSLNRIIGKSGEPLIRKGVDMAMRLMGEQFVTGETIAEALANARKLEEKGFRYSYDMLGEAALTASDAKAYLVSYQQAIHAIGKASNGRGIYEGPGISIKLSALHPRYSRAQYERVMDELYPILKSLTLLARSYDIGINIDAEEADRLELSLDLLEKLCFEPELEGWNGIGFVIQAYQKRCPFVIDALIDLAQRSRRRLMIRLVKGAYWDSEIKRAQVDGLEGYPVYTRKVYTDISYLACARKLLAVPNLIYPQFATHNAHTLAAIYQLAGNNYYPGQYEFQCLHGMGEPLYEQVVGKVADGKLNRPCRIYAPVGTHETLLAYLVRRLLENGANTSFVNRIADNTLPLDELVADPVAAVEKMGVAEGAIGLPHPKIPLPRDLYGAKRVNSAGLDLANEHRLASLSSALLNSASQPWIAQPLVAGELGAGVSRPVLNPAAPADVVGSVREASEAEVSDALDAAVNAGPIWFATPPQERAAILERAAEAMEGQMQQLIGLLVREAGKTYNNAIAEVREAVDFLYYYAGMVRDDFDNETHRPLGPVVCISPWNFPLAIFTGQIAAALAAGNSVLAKPAEQTPLIAAQAVQILLDAGVPAGVLQLLPGQGETVGAQLTGDERVRGVMFTGSTAVATLLQRNLAGRLDPQGRPTPLIAETGGMNAMIVDSSALTEQVVVDIVASAFDSAGQRCSALRLLCIQDDVADHTLKMLRGAMAECRMGNPERLSTDIGPVIDAEAKANIERHIQALRSKGFKVYQAAQENPQDTKEWNSGTFIKPTLIELDQVGDLDKEVFGPVLHVVRFTRNALPQLVEQINASGYGLTLGVHTRIDETIAQVTANAKVGNLYVNRNMVGAVVGVQPFGGEGLSGTGPKAGGPLYLYRLLANRPDGALRITFDRQDAERPVDSSVRAQLMRAHQALQQWAKDKPELLALCQRYDELAQAGTVRLLPGPTGERNTFTLLPREHVLCIADNEQDALTQLAAVTSVGSHALWQDDELHRAWRKSLPTEVQAHIKLVKEVLAAEFDAVIYHGDADQLRSLCEQVAAREGAIISVQGFARGETNLLLERLLIERSLSVNTAAAGGNASLMTIG, encoded by the coding sequence ATGGCAACCACCACCATGGGCGTGAAGCTGGATGAAGCCACCCGCGACCGCATTAAACTGGCAGCACAGAAGCTTGACCGCACATCACACTGGCTGATCAAGCAGGCGATTTTTAACTATCTGGAGCAGTTGGAAGCTGGTGAATCGGTGCCAGAAATTCCCCAGCTGCTGATCGATGCCGCCGCTGATGAAGGCGTGCCAGAAGAGGCGCTGCAGCCTTTCCTCGATTTCGCTGAACATATTTTACCGCAGTCGGTGAGCCGCTCCGCGATCACCGCCGCATGGCGCCGTCCGGAAACCGATGCGGTGCCGATGCTGTTGGAACAGGCGCGCCTCCCTGCGCCGCTGGCGGAGAAAACGCATCAGCTGGCTTACAGCCTCGCCGATAAGCTGCGCCATCAGAAAGGGGCAACCGGTCGCGCGGGCATGGTACAAAGCCTGCTGCAGGAGTTTTCCCTCTCCTCACAGGAAGGCGTGGCGCTGATGTGCCTGGCAGAAGCGCTGTTGCGCATCCCTGACAAGCCGACGCGCGATGCGTTAATCCGCGACAAAATCAGCAACGGAAACTGGCAATCACACCTTGGCCGCAGCCCGTCGATGTTTGTCAACGCGGCAACCTGGGGTCTGCTGTTTACCGGGCGTCTGGTGTCCACCCATAACGAAGCCAACTTGTCGCGCTCCCTCAACCGCATCATCGGCAAGAGCGGCGAGCCGCTGATCCGTAAAGGCGTGGATATGGCGATGCGCCTGATGGGCGAGCAGTTTGTGACCGGCGAAACCATCGCTGAAGCGCTGGCCAATGCGCGCAAGCTGGAAGAGAAAGGCTTCCGCTACTCCTACGACATGCTGGGTGAAGCGGCGCTGACTGCCAGCGATGCCAAAGCCTATCTGGTGTCGTACCAGCAGGCGATTCACGCCATAGGCAAAGCCTCCAACGGGCGCGGTATTTATGAAGGTCCAGGCATCTCAATTAAGCTGTCGGCACTGCATCCGCGCTACAGCCGCGCACAGTATGAGCGCGTGATGGACGAACTCTATCCGATCCTCAAATCGTTAACCTTGCTGGCGCGCTCCTATGACATCGGTATCAACATCGATGCCGAAGAGGCGGATCGTCTGGAACTGTCGCTCGATCTGCTGGAGAAACTCTGTTTTGAGCCGGAACTGGAAGGCTGGAACGGTATCGGCTTCGTGATTCAGGCGTATCAAAAACGCTGCCCGTTTGTGATTGATGCGCTGATCGACCTGGCACAGCGCAGTCGTCGCCGCCTGATGATCCGCCTGGTGAAGGGCGCGTACTGGGATAGCGAAATTAAACGCGCGCAGGTTGATGGGCTGGAAGGCTATCCGGTCTACACCCGCAAGGTTTACACCGATATTTCCTATCTGGCGTGCGCACGTAAACTGCTGGCGGTGCCAAACCTGATCTATCCGCAGTTTGCTACTCACAACGCGCATACGCTGGCGGCGATTTATCAGCTGGCAGGTAATAACTACTATCCAGGCCAATACGAATTCCAGTGCCTGCACGGCATGGGTGAACCGCTGTATGAGCAGGTAGTGGGGAAAGTGGCGGACGGCAAACTGAATCGTCCGTGCCGCATTTACGCGCCGGTGGGTACGCATGAAACGCTGCTGGCCTATCTGGTGCGTCGTCTGCTGGAGAACGGGGCCAATACCTCATTCGTTAACCGCATCGCCGATAACACCTTGCCGCTGGATGAGCTGGTGGCCGATCCGGTTGCCGCCGTAGAGAAGATGGGCGTTGCCGAAGGCGCGATCGGTCTGCCGCATCCGAAAATTCCGCTGCCGCGCGATCTGTATGGCGCGAAGCGTGTTAACTCAGCGGGTCTCGATCTGGCTAACGAACATCGCCTGGCATCGCTGTCCAGCGCCCTGCTCAACAGCGCCAGCCAGCCGTGGATCGCGCAGCCGCTGGTGGCAGGTGAATTAGGTGCAGGCGTTAGCCGTCCGGTGCTTAATCCTGCCGCACCGGCGGACGTGGTCGGCAGCGTGCGAGAAGCCAGCGAAGCCGAAGTGTCGGACGCGCTGGATGCGGCGGTGAATGCCGGTCCGATCTGGTTCGCCACGCCACCGCAGGAGCGCGCCGCCATTCTTGAGCGTGCCGCCGAAGCGATGGAGGGCCAGATGCAGCAGCTGATTGGTTTGCTGGTGCGTGAAGCCGGTAAAACCTACAACAACGCCATCGCCGAAGTGCGTGAAGCGGTCGATTTCCTCTACTACTACGCCGGCATGGTGCGTGACGATTTCGATAATGAAACCCATCGACCGCTCGGCCCGGTAGTGTGCATCAGCCCGTGGAACTTCCCGCTGGCCATCTTCACCGGACAAATTGCCGCCGCGCTCGCCGCCGGTAACAGCGTGCTGGCAAAACCGGCCGAACAAACACCGTTGATTGCCGCACAGGCGGTGCAAATCCTGCTGGATGCCGGCGTGCCTGCTGGCGTGCTGCAACTGCTGCCGGGCCAGGGCGAAACCGTTGGCGCGCAACTCACCGGCGACGAGCGCGTGCGCGGCGTGATGTTTACCGGCTCAACCGCCGTCGCCACGCTGCTGCAGCGCAATCTGGCAGGCCGTCTCGATCCGCAAGGCCGTCCAACCCCGCTGATTGCTGAAACCGGCGGCATGAACGCCATGATCGTCGATTCGTCGGCGCTGACCGAACAGGTAGTGGTAGATATCGTTGCCTCGGCATTTGATAGCGCCGGTCAACGTTGCTCAGCGCTGCGCCTGTTGTGCATCCAGGATGATGTGGCCGACCACACGCTGAAAATGCTGCGTGGCGCGATGGCCGAGTGCCGCATGGGCAACCCGGAGCGCTTATCAACCGATATTGGTCCGGTCATTGATGCCGAAGCGAAAGCCAATATCGAACGCCATATTCAGGCGCTGCGCAGTAAAGGCTTCAAGGTTTATCAGGCGGCGCAGGAAAATCCGCAGGACACTAAAGAGTGGAACAGCGGCACCTTTATTAAGCCCACGCTGATTGAGCTGGATCAGGTAGGCGACCTGGATAAAGAAGTGTTTGGTCCGGTGCTGCACGTGGTGCGTTTCACGCGAAACGCCTTGCCGCAGTTGGTCGAACAGATTAACGCCTCGGGTTACGGCCTGACGCTCGGCGTGCACACCCGTATCGATGAAACTATCGCCCAGGTCACGGCCAACGCGAAGGTCGGCAACCTCTACGTGAACCGCAATATGGTGGGCGCGGTCGTGGGCGTGCAGCCGTTCGGCGGCGAAGGGTTATCCGGCACCGGTCCGAAAGCCGGCGGCCCGCTCTATCTCTATCGTCTACTGGCCAACCGTCCAGACGGTGCGCTACGCATCACCTTTGATCGTCAGGATGCTGAACGTCCGGTCGACAGTTCGGTGCGCGCGCAACTGATGCGCGCGCATCAGGCGCTGCAACAGTGGGCAAAAGACAAACCTGAACTGCTGGCGCTGTGCCAGCGTTACGACGAACTGGCGCAAGCGGGTACCGTGCGTCTGCTGCCGGGTCCAACCGGTGAACGCAATACCTTCACTCTGCTGCCGCGCGAACATGTGCTGTGCATCGCCGATAACGAGCAAGATGCGCTGACGCAGTTAGCGGCGGTCACCAGCGTTGGCAGTCACGCGCTGTGGCAGGATGATGAACTGCATCGTGCGTGGCGTAAATCATTGCCCACCGAGGTACAAGCGCACATCAAGCTGGTGAAGGAGGTGCTGGCGGCCGAGTTTGATGCCGTGATTTATCACGGTGATGCCGATCAACTGCGCAGCCTGTGTGAGCAGGTGGCGGCACGCGAGGGCGCGATTATTTCGGTGCAGGGCTTTGCTCGTGGTGAAACCAATCTGCTGCTGGAGCGTTTGTTGATTGAGCGTTCATTGAGCGTCAATACCGCCGCAGCGGGCGGTAATGCGAGTTTGATGACCATCGGTTGA